TGGTTTATCGTATATATAAAACAAACAGAAAAGAATAACATTAAAGTTAAAATAAAAATAAGTAATAAGGATGGATAATCATATGGAGAAATTGGTTATTGATGGAGGTAGACCTCTTAATGGAGATATAGAGATTAGTGGAGCAAAAAATGCAGCTGTAGCTATCTTACCATCGGCTATAATGGCGAGCAAGGGAATTTGTGTTATTGATAATATACCTATGATTAGTGATACTGAATGTATTGAAAGAATAATAGAAAGCTTAGGAGCTACAGTAACAAGAAAAAATAATACTGTAATAATAGATAGCACATCTATAAATAGTAGTGATGCAAACACAGAAGATGTTAGAAAGATGAGAGCTTCTTATTATTTAATCGGAGCCCTTCTTGGAAGATTTAAAAAGGCAAGAGTAGAAATGCCAGGAGGTTGTGCTATAGGGGTTAGACCTATTGATCAGCACATAAAAGGTTTTGAAGCTTTAGGAGCCAATGTTACTATAGAACATGGAGCAGTAGTTGTTGAAGCTGAAAAATTAGTTGGAACTAACATATACTTTGATGTTGTAAGTGTTGGAGCTACAATAAACGTAATGCTTGCAGCTACACTTGCAGAAGGAAAAACTGTTCTTGAAAATGCAGCAAAAGAACCTCATATTGTTGATGTTGCAAACTTCTTAAATTCTATGGGAGCTGACATTAAGGGTGCAGGAACTGATGTGATAAAGATAAATGGAGTAAAAGAACTAACAGGATGTAACTACAGTGTTATACCAGACCAAATAGAAGCTGGTACATATATGATCGCTACAGCAGCTTGTGGTGGAAACGTAACTATAAACAATGTTATACCTAAGCACTTAGAATCTATTAGTGCTAAACTTATAGAAATGGGTGTAAATGTAATTGAAAATGGTGATAGTATAACTATTAACAGTACAAGAAATCTAAATGGAGTAAACATTAAAACACTTCCATATCCAGGTTTCCCAACTGACTTACAACAACCTATGACTACTATATTAAGTATAGCAAAAGGTAGTAGCATAGTTAATGAAAGCATATGGGAAAGCAGATTTAAGCACGTAGATGAATTAAAGAAAATGGGTGCTAAAATAAGCGTAGAAAATAATATAGCTATGATTGAAGGTGTAAAATCTTTAAGTGGAGCTAAAGTAAAAGCTACAGATTTAAGAGCAGGTGCTGCTATGGTAATAGCTGGACTTATCGCTAATGGAATCACTGAAGTTACTAATATAGAACATATAGATAGAGGATACCCTTATATAGAAGAAAAGTTCAATAAGTTAGGTGCTAAAATTAAAAGGGTTGAATACTAAGGTAGGAGAATATAGTATAATGATATTTTGTCCTTTATATAGTGGAAGTAGTGGTAATAGTGTTTATATATCATCAGGAAAAAGTAGTATATTAATTGATGCTGGACTTCCTGGAAAACATATAGAAAAAGCACTTGAAGCAATAAATAAAAATCCTAACGACATAGATGGAATATTTGTAACCCATGAACATATAGACCATGTTAAAGGGGTTGGGGTGTTATCCAGAAGGTATAATATACCTATTTACGCCAATGAACTTACATGGCAAGGAATGAAAAAGAATATAGGAAAAATAAAAGAAGAAAACATAAACATAATTTCAAAACATAAAAATATTACTATAAAAGATATGGATATATTCAACTATAGTATATCTCATGATGCCGTAGATCCAGTTGGGTATGCAATTTACTCTGGAAAGAGTAAAGCTTGTGTAGCCACAGATCTTGGGTATTTCTCTGATGAAGTGAGAGAAAATACAAAAGATGCTGATGTAGTATTATTAGAAAGCAATCATGATGTTGAAATGCTTAAATTTGGACCATATCCATATAACTTAAAAAGAAGAATTTTAAGTAATGTAGGACACTTATCTAATGATGATTGTGGAAAAGCGATAGTTACTATGACTGAAAATAATTGCAAAAATATTATTTTAGGACATTTAAGTAAAACAAACAATTATCCAGATCTTGCATATGAAACTGTTGTAGAAGTTCTTCGTGAAAACAAAATACAATTGAATAAGGATATTAACATTAGCATGGCAAAAAGAGATATGCCAAGTAATTATATGGAGTTTTAAAGGAGGATACAATAATGAAAAAAATATACAAAATATTTTTACTCATATGTATATTAGCTTCTTTAAACATGATTTTTGTTGGATGTGATGACAAAGATAAAGTATCAGCGAATAATAATAAAAAGCTAAAGATTTTGGAGCTATCAGAAAATGATGATTCACTTGTTAAGTTCAATATATATTTTGATGCTTCAAAAAACCACAAAAATGTTGATATGCTAAAAGAAGAAAGAATAATAAATAAGGATGAGCTTTTAGGAGAAGTTATACTTAGAGAGCTTATAAAAGGGCCTTCTATTGAGAATAAGTTAAAACCTATATTTCCAAAGGACACAAAATTATTAAGTTTTGCTATAAAGGATAACATAGCGTATATTAACTTAAGTCAAGAGGCTCAATATAAAATGAACAAATCAACAGAAGAAGCTTTTTTAAAGGGGATCGTTTTATCCTTAAATCAGATAAAATCTATTAATAAGGTTAAGATATTAATTAACAACAAAAATGTAGATACTTTAGGTGGAAACTACGATATATCAAAACCTTTTGGTAAAGAAGATATAAATAAAATACGAAAATAAAATAAAGTATAGTTTACAGAAGGAGAATAGAAAATGAGTTTATATAAAGAATGGACAGACATGGTTATAGATTATGTAAAACATAAGGGAGAAGCTGCATTTTGGAAAGAATACGGCCAAATGGAAAAGAATATATACTCTAAATTATTAGCAGATCATGAAGAAGTATTTGCTGGAACAACAGAAGAATTAGCAGAAAAATTTGAAACTCCATTATATTTCTTCGTTGGATTTTTAGATGGAATAAATGAAAGTCTTGAAGAAGAAATGGATATAGAAAACATAGAAAAAGACACTCAAATTAAATTAAATGTTAACTTAGAAAAATTATATTTTAACATGATAGATGCTAAAGCAGACTATTTATACAATCTTCCACAATGGGAAGGAATATTCTCAGAAGAAAAGAGAAAAGAAATAAGAAATGAATGGAGAGCTTCTAAAACAGTTATTAGAGAAGACAAAGTTGGAAGAAACGATCCATGTCCATGTGGAAGCGGTAAGAAATATAAAAAATGTTGTGGAAAAAATGCATAATATTTACACAAAAATGATTACACTTTGTATGTAGTCATTTTTTTATTTTAAAATTAATTCAGAAAACCAAATTTTAGACGAATAGTAATATAAGGGAATACATGAGTTTAGCGAGGTTTAAGGAGCTGGTTTTTTGAAAAACATAATAATGATAGATAACAAACCATATAGTATAAATACAATTAAAGAATTGGTTGGAGATTATAATATAACAGTATATGAGGCTAAAAATTCTTTTGAAGTATTTAGTACATTACAAAAGTTGAATAATAATGCTGAATTAATTATTACAGACGTAAATTTAGGAAAAGAAAGTGGAATAGATATAATAAAAAGGATAAAGGAAAAGGGAATTAAATGCCCTATATTAATACTAACATCTGAAAATAAGAAAAAAACTTTTATAGAAGGAATTAAAGCGGGAGCAACAGATTATATTTTAAGACCATTTGAAGGTAAATTTTTATTGAAGAGAATAGTAAAAGATATTGAAAAAAATAATAAAGATAGTAAAATAGTAAAGAAATCATCAAAATCTATAGTTGATAATAGTAAAAAGGAAGAAAGTGTGGATTTCAATAAGTATCTATCTGAAAAAGTTTATAAATCTAAGAAAAATTTTAATGAATTTTCATTGGTTATGCTAACTATATTTAAAGCTGTAGATGAATTTACACAAGAAGTGCAAAGAGAATACAATGACTTAACTAAAAAGATATATCCTAAATTGAAAGAACTATTTTCAGATGCCGAAATATTTACAAAGTATGGAGAACAAAGTTTTGTAGGTGTATTTAAAGAATTAAAACCTATAAAAGAACAAGACTTAACAAATAAAATAAAGAAAATATTTAATGATGAAAAGAAGCTTAGTAAAACACACGATAAGTATTTCTTAGAATGTGCCTTTGCAAAGTATCCACAAGAAGGTCAAAATAAGAATGAACTTTTAGAAAAAGTACAAGATAAGATTGTAGGTAAAATAAACGTTATTAAAAGAATGGAGAAATAATGAACATAACAATAATTTGTGTTGGTAAACTGAAGGAAAAGTATTTAAAGTTAGCTATTGATGAGTATAGTAAAAGACTTTCAAGGTATTGTAAGCTAAACATAGTTGAGTTAAATGATGAGAAAACACCAGATAATGCCTCAGAAAAAGATGAGCTTATAATAAAACAAAAAGAAGGAAGCAAAATATTAGCTCATGTAAAAGAAAATATGTATGTAATCGCATTAGATCTAAATGGAAAAATGGCATCATCAGAAGAACTTGCAGAATTAATAGGTGATTTAGGACTTAAAGGTAAAAGTAATATTGCTCTAGTTATAGGAGGTTCTTTAGGATTATCTAAGGAAGTTTTAAATAGAGCAAACTACAAGTTATCTTTTTCAAAGATGACATTTCCACATCAACTTATGAGAGTTATTTTGTTAGAACAAATTTATAGAGCGTATAAAATTAATGCAGGTGAACCGTATCATAAATAGATACGGTTTTTTATTTTTATAATATAATGATTTAAATTTAACGTAAAATTATATCTAGAATTTTAGTGAAAAAAAGTAGCTAGTCTATTAAGGCTTTAGCTATTTTTTGATTACAATTTACTAAAGAAAACAAACTATAAGCCACCAAAATTAATATAAGTTTCTATTAATTTTATAGTAAAAAATTTCTTGAAATCAAAAAACTATATGATAAAAAATAAAGAATTGCTAAAGATAAAGTTAACGGTAGAAAGGAGAAAAATATTATGGCAAAGGACGTAAATGAAAAAGAAAAGTTAACACCTAAGGATTATTTAAATAAGGTTTTAGCTGGAACTGCAACAGGAATAGTTGTTGGATTAATTCCAAATGCAATTTTGGGAGCCATATTTAAAGGACTAATAAATACTTCGCCTATATTTTCTGTACTTTATAATGCTGTTAATATTATGCAATTTATTGTGCCAGTTCTTGTGGGTGTCTTAGTAGCATTACAATTTCAGCTTGGACCCATGCAAACAGTTGTGGTAGGTGCAGCGGTGTTCTTAGGTTCAGGTGCATATAAAGTTACTAGTAATGGGGTACAAATGATTGGTATAGGTGATTTGATAAATACAATGTTAGTAGCATGTATAGCAGTTTATTTTGTTAGATTAATAGGGAATAAATTAAAATCATTAACAATATTACTACTACCTATTGTAGGTGCAGCGGTAGGTGTTATTGGAATTATTACACTTCCATATGTAAGACAAATTACTGTTGCAATAGGAAATGTAATTAATAATTTTGCAGTTTTACAACCATTATTAATGTGTATTTTGATTAGTGTTTCATTTTCAATTTTGATTATTTCTCCAATATCAACTGTGGCAATTGGTATTGCAATAGGCATAACAGGATTAGGAGCAGGTGCTGCTGCAATTGGAGTTGCGGCATGTACAGCAGTTCTTGTAATTGGTTCAAGATTAGTCAATGAAAGTGGAGTTACATTATCAGTTCTCCTAGGAGCTATGAAGATGATGATGCCAAATTTAGTAGCATATCCGATTATAGCAGTTCCTATTATTTTAAATGGAATTATAAGTGGAATTGGTGCTTATATATTTCATATTGTAGGGACACCTAGTAGTGCTGGATTTGGACTAGTTGGATTAGTTGGACCATTAGCTTCAATAAATAGTCCTACAGGATCAGTTTTTAGAGCTGCAATGGCGTTTATTGTTGTACCATTTGTAGGTGCGTTTTTAATTGATATATTGTGCAGAAAAGTATTACATTTATATGATGTGAGTATCTACAAATATATTTAGTGAGTAATATATACTAAAGAGGAGATGTAAAAATGAAAATTTCAATTGTTGGAGCAGGAGCTATGGGTTCTCGTTATGGATATATGTTACATGAAGGTGGCAATGAAGTTTTCTTAATAGATGCTTGGAAGGAACATGTAGATATTATAAATAAAGAGGGATTAACAATTGAAGAAAATGGACAGTTCAAAAAGGTAAAAATTCCAGCTATGCTACCTGAAGATGCTCATGAAGTTCCTGATCTAGTGATTTTATTTACAAAATCAATGGGACTAGAACCTATGCTGAAAGCTGTAAAAGGCATTTTAGGAAAAGATACAAAGGTATTATGTTTGTTAAATGGATTAGGACATAATGAAACTTTAGAAAAGTATATAGATACAAAAAATATATTTATGGGAGTAACTTTATGGACTGCCAACTTAAAAGGCCCAGGTCATGTTTTATTAAGTGGAGATGGAAATTTAGAGGTACAAAATATTGATCAAAGTATGGATAGTGAGGTAAAAAAAGTTTGCGATGTATTAAATGAGGCAGGGCTCAAGGCTTACTATAGTGAGGATGTTATATTCTCAATTTGGAGAAAAGCTTGTGTAAATGGAACTTTAAATAGTTGTTGTACAATTTTAGATTGTAATATAAAGCAATTTGGCGAATTAAAAGAAGCACCAGAACTTATTCGTAACATCATAAAAGAGTTTGCAGATGTCGCTACTAAATACGGTGTAAATTTAAATGTTGAACAAGTTGCAAAAGGAATAGAGAAAATATATGATCCAAGTCAAGCTGGAGAACATTATCCATCAATGCATCAAGACTTAATTCAAAAACATCGTTTAACAGAAATTGATTATATAAATGGATATGTATCAAGAAAAGGAAAAGAATTTAATATAGATACAAAATATAATGATCTTCTTACTATGCTTGTTCATGCAAAAGAACAATTACTTGTAAAATAAATAAAAGCCTAACCATTGAAACTAATTGGTTAAGGCTTTTTGTTTGTCATTTATTAGTGTTGACCCTAACATTACGTCATAGTGTAATATAAAAATATAGCTTGAAGGTATTAGGCTAGTAAATTAAACTTTGAGGTGTAAAAATGAGAACAGTGAAACAAGTTTCGGATTTAACGGGAATAAGTGTACGTTTATTACATTACTATGATGAAATAGGATTATTAAAACCAAGTAGAGTTACAGATGCAGGATATAGACTTTATGATCATGAGGATATTAAAGCTTTGCAACAGATTTTGTTTTTCAAGGAGCTTGATATACCTTTAAAAGAAGTTAAAAAGATAATGTCTAGTCCGTATTTTGATAAAGTAGAGGCACTTAAAAATCAGAGAAAGCTACTTATTTTAAAAAGAAAGAGATTAAATGCTTTAATTGAACTTATAAATAAAACATTAAATGGGGAGAGTACCATGAGCTTTAAAGAATTTGATATGAGTGAGTATTTTAATGTATTAGAGGAATTTAAAACAGAGCATGAGGACAAGATAATCAAGCTTTATGGAAGTGTAGACAAGTATAACGAATATATTGAACAAATGAAATCTAAAGAGGGCAAAATTGCTAAAATGGCCATAAAGAAATATGGAAGTATTGAGAAATATGCTAAGGCAATTAAGAAAAATTTTAATAGTGGTATATTAAATCTAGCAGAGCGATATGACGAATTTAAAAAAGATTTATTAGAAGATAATAATCCAAAATTAAAAGAACTATATAAAAAGTTAGTATGTGATTTAAAGAAGGAACCTTCTTCAGCCGAAATTCAACAAATTGCTGGAGAGATAACAAATACAGCTAAAGAGGATTATGAAATTTTTAATATGAAAAATGGAGACGATCACTGGTTTTATATGGTTCAAATATTTTTAGTATATCCAGATTGGATAAAAGAAGTTGATAAGAAGTATGGTAGTGGTTCATCCAAATTTATTGGAAAAGCCTTAAAAAATTATTTAGGAGATAAACGTCCTAAATTAGAAATATTATATGAAAAGCTTGTATTTGATTTATGTAAAGATCCTTCTTCTAGGGAAATTCAACAAATTGTTGAAGAAATATCAGATGCAACTAAAGAAAACAATGAATTTTACAAAATAGATTCAGGAGAAAATCATTGGGGGTATATGTCAGAACTTTATTTATCAGATTCTAATTTTATAAAAATAATTGATAAGAAATATGGTTATGGTGCATCGAAATTTATGGGAGAAGCTTTTAAAATTTACGCTGAAAGACTTAAAGAGTAACCGTTAGTATTCATTTATTTCTATTATTAAAATATATATTATAATAGATGTTTATATATTATATAAGGAGTGAAAATATTTGAAAAGAAAAAATATAATCTCGTTAATAGTAATATTCATGATTATATTAAGTTTTTCAGGGTGTGCAAATGAATCAAAAGGTAACGTAGTTACTAGTGATGTTAAGAAAGAAGCAAAACTAAAAGATGATAAAATTAAGAGTTATATTGAAGAAGGAAGTAAGCTTTTAGGTGAGAAGAAATTTGATGAAGCCAAAAGTGCATTTCAAAAAGCTATTTCAGAGGATAAGTCAAATAAAGACACTTATATTAAAATAAAAGATAAGTATATGGAAAATCAAAGAATGGATGATGCATATCAAATTATAAATTTAGCTGTTAAAAATAATGTTGATACTGAAAATATGAAGAAACTTTCAAGTGATATAAAATCTAAGTTTGAAGTACCTATCATAGAACAAAAGGCTTATGAATATGGTAAATACTCATTGCCAAGTAGTGTAAAAATAAAAATAAATAATGAGGAAAAACAAGTGAATGTTGTTTGGAATAATCCTAAGGTGGATACAACCAAAGTTAAAGTGAAAAAATATACAGGTAAAGCACAGGGGTATGATAGAGAGGTTCAATTAAATTTAAGTATATTACCTGTAAAAACCGTTAAAAAGACAGTATATGCAATGGGAACTTATATTAAAAATAACAGGAGATATTTAAAAACAAGAGAGGTAGAGTTTTTTAGAGATACAGATGAAGATATGGATATAGCTGAAAGAATGGCAATTCAAGATGGTCATGCCGATTACTTAATAGATGGTAGAGTAGATGATGATTATTATATTAGAGATTTAAACAAACCTATGAAGGTATATGAAATGGCTCCAAATGCTAGTATAAGTGTATGTGAGTATATGGTTAATTCAAGTGGTTCAGCAGGTCAAAATAAGATTAATTATGAGAGGTTTAGTAAATTAAATAATGGTCAATATAATCAAATACTATCTTATATATTTTTGAAAAATGGGATTATAGTTAAATATGAACAACAATATCTTCCTTGAATAAATTAGTGTTTAAAATAGTAGCTAATAAAAAATTAGTTACTATTTTTTTTGTAAAATAAAAAACTCTATATTCTTATTAAATATAACCAAAATGTTTAAAAAATTTCAAAATAGTGTAATAATATATTTTGAGAAATCATGTTATGTTTTAATATAATATATAAAGCAAACTATTTATAAAAAGAAAAAGGAGTATATTATGAGCCAAATAAATATGTTATTAAATGAAGTAGAAGAAATAGTTAACAATGGAATAACTGATGAAGGAGTTAAAAGAATATTAGACATGCTAAAGTGTTCCCTTCCTATTAGTGACTTAGATGAGATTGAATTATATGTAGATTACTTACCTAAGAATATAAACTATTCAAAAGAAAAAAGATATTTGCATTTCTTATGGGATATGCTAGATAAATCGCCCATGAGTATTGTAACTAATTTTGCTATTCCATTTAGAAGAATACTTGCAAAGAAATTATTTAAATCTTGTGGTAAAAATTTTATAGCTCAAAACAATGTTAGATTTAATGTGCCAGATAAAATAGAAATTGGAGATAACGTTATTTTTAGCAATGATATTTTCATAGATTCAAAGGGTGGATTTAAAATAGGAAATTCATCAGGAATTGCTGAAGGTACATATGTATTTACACATTCTCATTCTGAAGAGGATCATACTGTAAGAGAATACAAGCCTGTAGTTTTAAAGGATTATGTAAAGATATATTCAAGATGTACTATCTTACCAGGGATTACAATAGGAAACCAAGCTATAGTTGCAGCTGGATCTATAGTAAATAAAGATGTAGAAGAAAATTCTTTAGTTATTGGTGCTCCTATAAAAAAGGTAAGGGATAGAAAAAACAATGGAAGAAAAGAAGAAGAATTAAATCATTTATGGTTAATAGATGGGTATTTTCAAAATGAGGAAATAAAATAGAATAATAAACTAAAATAATTCATATTTGTAAAATATATTATATAATATTATGTGGGTTTATGATTGTTATATATTTTTTATTGAGTAAGATTTGTAAATATAGTATTTTATAAAATTAAAATAATAATCAATCTTAAAAGGGGGCAAAACAATGAAGAACAAAAGATTAGGAGCAAATGCACTGTTATTAATTACAGCTGCTATATGGGGACTTGGCTTCGTAGCACAAAGGGTAGGAGCGGAAAATTTAGGAGCATTTACTTTTAACGCTATAAGATTTGGTCTTGGAGGAATTTCACTTATACCTTTGATTCTTTATTTTAATAAAGAAAAGAAGAAAAGTAAAAAGGATGAAGTTGCAGTTACAGATGGCTTTAAAAAAGAAGTATTGCCTGGGATCATGCTTGGTGGAGCGCTTTATATAGCGGCTACATTACAACAAATAGGACTTGCTTATACAACCGCTGCAAAGGCTGGATTTATAACAGGACTTTACATAGTGCTTGTACCAATTATGGGTATATTTATAGGACATAAAATAGATAAGGGTGCATGGATTGGAATGTTATTTTCAGTTGCTGGTTTGTATTTATTGAGCATAAATGAAAACTTCGCTATAAGCAATGGAGATTTACTTGAAGTTATAGGTGCTGTATTTTGGGCAACTCATATTCTTTTGATAGACTATTTTTCAAAAAAAGTTGATTCGTTGAAGTTATCATGTATTCAATTTATAACTTGTGGTATTTTAAGTTTTTTAACTGCTCTATGTGTCGAAGTTATTACATTACAATCCATATATAATGCTATGATACCTTTACTTTATGGTGGTTTTTTATCAGTAGGGGTTGCCTATACTCTTCAAGTTGTAGCACAAAAAAGTGCAAAACCATCTCATGCAGTTATAATACTTAGCATGGAAGCTGTATTTGGTGCAATTGGTGGCGTTCTTTTACTTGGAGAAGAAATGACAACAAGAGGATTTCTAGGATGTGCATTCATATTAGTAGGTATACTTGCATCACAAATCAAATTTCCAAAGAAAAATAATATAGAAAGTACTAGTGTATAAAATATATAAGTTTAAATAAAAATCAGTATTTAAAAGCCCCTTACTTACATAAGAAAGGGGCTTTTGTTATAATTTCATAAAGGCAAGGACAAGTAGTAATGTACCACTAAGCCATGATAGATTTAAATCCACTTTTTCAGCTATTTTTCTTCCGAGGAAAGAGCCGAGCATTACTGCAACCATATCTGAAATCAAGGAGAATCCTACAACTTGAAAATAATTAACACCAGCAAGTCCACTTCCAAAACCAATTGCCATGCCATCTAGGCTACAAGCAAGGGCAAGGGTGAAAGCTTCACCAGGTTTAAGTATTCTATGATTGCTAGTATCTAAAACATCTTCATCAGCACTCAAGTTTAAATCAAAGTTAATATCAAAAATCTTAAAGTTAAATGATTTATTTGTCAGTTCATTTTTTCTTAGATGAGATTTAAATAAACTTTCAAACAGCCTAAGTGAACCTAAAATAAATAATATACCAAAACATATAGCTATAGTTAAACTCTCAGGAAGAAACTTTCTTACTATTGAACCAGCAAATAATGAAATTGCAAGAACTGTTGAGCAAACAACATTAATTACTGTAGTTGATGAAAAAGGAATTTTTATTTTATTGGTTCCGTAACCAAAACTCGCAACAAAAGCATCTATACATAAAGATGTAACTAATAGTATTGACTGAAGCATTTTATGCACCTCTTTAATAATTTAAGTTATTTATAATACCATATTATTTAAAGTATCAAAAATTGTTCCTAAAATATCAAAAGATGTTGATGAAAAATCAACAATAAAACAACACTATAATAATGTTAAGTTCATATCATATTAATATATAAAAGTACTTTAGAGGTGAATAGGGTTGAGTAATTCGGAGGAAAGTCGTGATTTTGGATTATATCTAAAGGATAAACTAAAGGAAAAATCCTTATCTTTAAGTAAACTTAGTAGTTTAACAGGAATTGATAAATCAACAATATCAAGAATTATAAATCATAAACAAAGAGCAAATATAAATCATTTAGAAAAAATATCAAAGGCACTAGATATACCATTAGAAGAATTATTAGTGGAAGATGGATATAACATAAACAATGAAAATATTCAACATAAGGGAGAATTTGATATAAACAACAACTATGAGAGCATTGATGATATTTTTAAACTATCATCAATGGTTGAAAATACAGAGCTTAAAGGGTTGATAGAATCTCAATTAAATAAATATCAATTATATTTAAAGACAGATGAGGGAAAGGATGTACTTTATAAAAATTTCAATAATAAGATAGAGAAAATAGATAAGGGCGGAGTATTTGTAGAGAAGTTAAAAGATATGTATAAACAATTTTGTTCTAAGGATATACCAATAAAAGAACTACTTTTAATAGGAAGTGGACTTCTATATTTTGTAACTCCTATAGATATTATTCCTGACTTTATATTTCCAATAGGCTTTTTAGATGATATTATAGCAATTAAAATAGTATTAGATATGCTCGATAAAATTAGAAATAAGTCAAATTACAAAGAATAAAATAGAAAACATGATTATATACAATATAAATTAATGTATTTGATAATATTAGCGTACTGTGATATATTATAAAGGCATTTCATAAAATAGAACACAATTAATGAAAAATTGAAAGGAATGAATTTATGAATAGTTTACCAAACTGTCCAAAATGTAATTCGGAATATACTTATGAAGATGGAAATCTTATAATTTGTCCAGAATGTGCTCATGAGTTTACATTAGAGGCACAAAATGAGCCTGCTGAGGATGAAAATGTTGTTAAAGATTCAAATGGAAATATATTAAGTGATGGAGATTCTGTAACAATAATAAAGGATCTTAAAATAAAAGGATATTCAAATGCTTTAAAGAAGGGTACAAAGGTAAAGAATATACGTTTAGTTGATGGAGATCATAACATTGACTGTAAAATAGATGGTTTTGGAGCAATGCTTTTAAAATCAGAGTTCGTTAAAAAGCTTTAATATACTTAGAAAATTATCCTACGGAATAGATTTGTTAAAATCTTTCTGTAGGATTTTTTATTTAATAAGGAGAGGTTATATAAATTAATGGTGTAAAATATGATAGATATTATAAAAATTCATTATAGTATACCAAATTTTACAAAAGTTATTTAAAGATTCTTAAAATGTGTTATAATAGTATATAGATATTGGAAACGTTACCAGTAACGTTTCCAAAAAGAAGTTTTAAAAATAATTTATATATAGATATATTTTAAGAAAAGAGGGTATCTAATGGCTAATATAACTATAAAAGATATATCTAGGATGGCTGGAGTTGGTGTTAGTACTATTTCAAGAGTTTTAAATAATCATCCAGATGTTAAGGCGGAAACAAGAAAAAAGGTATTGGATGTA
This Clostridium novyi NT DNA region includes the following protein-coding sequences:
- a CDS encoding UDP-N-acetylglucosamine 1-carboxyvinyltransferase, translating into MEKLVIDGGRPLNGDIEISGAKNAAVAILPSAIMASKGICVIDNIPMISDTECIERIIESLGATVTRKNNTVIIDSTSINSSDANTEDVRKMRASYYLIGALLGRFKKARVEMPGGCAIGVRPIDQHIKGFEALGANVTIEHGAVVVEAEKLVGTNIYFDVVSVGATINVMLAATLAEGKTVLENAAKEPHIVDVANFLNSMGADIKGAGTDVIKINGVKELTGCNYSVIPDQIEAGTYMIATAACGGNVTINNVIPKHLESISAKLIEMGVNVIENGDSITINSTRNLNGVNIKTLPYPGFPTDLQQPMTTILSIAKGSSIVNESIWESRFKHVDELKKMGAKISVENNIAMIEGVKSLSGAKVKATDLRAGAAMVIAGLIANGITEVTNIEHIDRGYPYIEEKFNKLGAKIKRVEY
- a CDS encoding MBL fold metallo-hydrolase, whose translation is MIFCPLYSGSSGNSVYISSGKSSILIDAGLPGKHIEKALEAINKNPNDIDGIFVTHEHIDHVKGVGVLSRRYNIPIYANELTWQGMKKNIGKIKEENINIISKHKNITIKDMDIFNYSISHDAVDPVGYAIYSGKSKACVATDLGYFSDEVRENTKDADVVLLESNHDVEMLKFGPYPYNLKRRILSNVGHLSNDDCGKAIVTMTENNCKNIILGHLSKTNNYPDLAYETVVEVLRENKIQLNKDINISMAKRDMPSNYMEF
- a CDS encoding GerMN domain-containing protein gives rise to the protein MKKIYKIFLLICILASLNMIFVGCDDKDKVSANNNKKLKILELSENDDSLVKFNIYFDASKNHKNVDMLKEERIINKDELLGEVILRELIKGPSIENKLKPIFPKDTKLLSFAIKDNIAYINLSQEAQYKMNKSTEEAFLKGIVLSLNQIKSINKVKILINNKNVDTLGGNYDISKPFGKEDINKIRK
- a CDS encoding SEC-C metal-binding domain-containing protein, which translates into the protein MSLYKEWTDMVIDYVKHKGEAAFWKEYGQMEKNIYSKLLADHEEVFAGTTEELAEKFETPLYFFVGFLDGINESLEEEMDIENIEKDTQIKLNVNLEKLYFNMIDAKADYLYNLPQWEGIFSEEKRKEIRNEWRASKTVIREDKVGRNDPCPCGSGKKYKKCCGKNA
- a CDS encoding response regulator; translated protein: MKNIIMIDNKPYSINTIKELVGDYNITVYEAKNSFEVFSTLQKLNNNAELIITDVNLGKESGIDIIKRIKEKGIKCPILILTSENKKKTFIEGIKAGATDYILRPFEGKFLLKRIVKDIEKNNKDSKIVKKSSKSIVDNSKKEESVDFNKYLSEKVYKSKKNFNEFSLVMLTIFKAVDEFTQEVQREYNDLTKKIYPKLKELFSDAEIFTKYGEQSFVGVFKELKPIKEQDLTNKIKKIFNDEKKLSKTHDKYFLECAFAKYPQEGQNKNELLEKVQDKIVGKINVIKRMEK
- the rlmH gene encoding 23S rRNA (pseudouridine(1915)-N(3))-methyltransferase RlmH gives rise to the protein MNITIICVGKLKEKYLKLAIDEYSKRLSRYCKLNIVELNDEKTPDNASEKDELIIKQKEGSKILAHVKENMYVIALDLNGKMASSEELAELIGDLGLKGKSNIALVIGGSLGLSKEVLNRANYKLSFSKMTFPHQLMRVILLEQIYRAYKINAGEPYHK
- a CDS encoding PTS transporter subunit IIC is translated as MAKDVNEKEKLTPKDYLNKVLAGTATGIVVGLIPNAILGAIFKGLINTSPIFSVLYNAVNIMQFIVPVLVGVLVALQFQLGPMQTVVVGAAVFLGSGAYKVTSNGVQMIGIGDLINTMLVACIAVYFVRLIGNKLKSLTILLLPIVGAAVGVIGIITLPYVRQITVAIGNVINNFAVLQPLLMCILISVSFSILIISPISTVAIGIAIGITGLGAGAAAIGVAACTAVLVIGSRLVNESGVTLSVLLGAMKMMMPNLVAYPIIAVPIILNGIISGIGAYIFHIVGTPSSAGFGLVGLVGPLASINSPTGSVFRAAMAFIVVPFVGAFLIDILCRKVLHLYDVSIYKYI